A genomic segment from Dechloromonas denitrificans encodes:
- a CDS encoding sensor domain-containing diguanylate cyclase, which translates to MTTRIFNHRRLLLLLSLLLSAGFFATTLFGYFVSKDAIRSAIIGQDLPLTSSNIYSEIQKDLVRPVLISSTMAHDTFLRDWVLKGERDVSAMAQYLGEVKKRHAAFSSFFVSDKTGHYYTGEGILKHVSASEPRDAWYHRVRDMKQDYEINVDPDLANKDALTIFINYRVFDFDGNYIGATGIGLTVDAVRHLIASYQQRFNRTIYFVDASGHIVLFGNQPGREADLHKAQGIGAQLDTILREKAGSYQFVANGDNHVLNVNYLSELNWYLFVEQNEDAALAGIRQTLYANLAISLVVTLLVIFLTHIALGRYQFRIEEMASKDKLTGLLNRHACSIILDRLLAAYRRTPKPISILLADVDHFKDINDRHGHRVGDQVLNGIARQIQRSIRESDVAVRWGGEEFLIILQACDQTEAEHLAEKLRVSVAECIPDPTDPDIRITVSIGVSQFDGAESLDQTIDRADAALYSAKQSGRNLVCTAAAHTA; encoded by the coding sequence ATGACGACCAGAATATTCAATCACCGCAGATTGCTTCTACTACTGAGCCTGCTGCTCAGTGCAGGTTTCTTTGCCACCACATTGTTCGGCTATTTCGTATCCAAGGATGCGATCCGCTCAGCCATCATCGGACAGGACCTGCCACTTACGTCGAGCAATATCTATTCCGAAATCCAGAAAGACCTCGTCCGCCCGGTATTGATCTCGTCCACCATGGCGCATGATACTTTCCTGCGCGACTGGGTGCTCAAGGGAGAGCGGGACGTCAGTGCGATGGCCCAGTATCTCGGCGAGGTCAAAAAACGTCACGCTGCATTCAGCAGCTTCTTCGTTTCGGACAAAACCGGCCACTACTATACCGGCGAAGGCATTCTCAAACACGTGTCAGCCAGCGAACCGCGCGATGCCTGGTATCACCGCGTCCGCGACATGAAACAGGATTATGAAATCAATGTCGATCCCGATCTGGCGAACAAGGATGCGCTGACCATTTTCATCAATTACCGGGTATTCGATTTTGACGGGAATTATATCGGTGCCACCGGCATCGGCCTGACAGTCGATGCCGTCCGCCACCTGATTGCCAGTTACCAGCAGCGCTTCAACCGGACAATCTACTTTGTCGATGCAAGCGGCCACATCGTCCTCTTCGGCAATCAGCCGGGCCGGGAAGCTGACTTGCATAAAGCCCAGGGGATCGGTGCTCAACTCGACACCATCCTGCGCGAAAAGGCCGGCTCGTACCAGTTTGTCGCCAACGGTGACAATCATGTACTCAACGTCAATTACCTGAGCGAACTGAACTGGTATCTTTTCGTCGAGCAAAATGAAGATGCCGCCCTCGCCGGCATTCGCCAGACGCTCTACGCCAATCTGGCAATCAGTCTGGTGGTGACCTTGCTGGTCATTTTTCTGACCCACATCGCACTCGGCCGCTACCAGTTCAGAATCGAGGAAATGGCCTCGAAAGACAAGTTGACCGGGCTGCTCAACCGCCATGCCTGCTCGATCATTCTTGACCGCCTGCTCGCCGCCTACCGCCGCACCCCGAAACCGATCAGCATCTTGCTGGCCGACGTCGATCACTTCAAGGACATCAACGATCGCCATGGCCATCGGGTTGGCGATCAAGTGTTAAACGGCATCGCCCGGCAAATCCAGCGGAGCATCCGCGAGTCCGATGTGGCGGTGCGCTGGGGTGGCGAAGAGTTCCTGATCATTCTTCAAGCCTGCGACCAGACCGAAGCCGAACATTTGGCCGAGAAATTGAGGGTTTCGGTGGCCGAATGCATTCCCGATCCAACCGACCCCGACATCCGGATTACCGTCAGCATTGGCGTCAGCCAGTTCGACGGAGCGGAATCGCTTGATCAGACCATAGATCGGGCCGATGCAGCGCTCTACTCCGCCAAGCAAAGCGGACGCAACCTGGTCTGTACGGCAGCGGCGCATACGGCATGA
- a CDS encoding ABC transporter ATP-binding protein has protein sequence MEKFVQVQRVGQTFDTKKGKFVALRDIDLTIKQGEFIALIGHSGCGKSTLLNLIAGLTKPSTGVLLLEDREIAGPGPERAVVFQNHSLLPWLTCFENVYLAVERVFGEKEGKAKLKERTAAAIHLVGLDHASAKYPNEISGGMKQRVGIARALSMQPKVLLMDEPFGALDALTRAKLQDELMKICEATKATTVMVTHDVDEAVLLSDRIVMMTNGPAATIGEILAVDLPRPRNRLTLAHDPDYIRYRAAVLEFLYKKQAHVEKLVA, from the coding sequence ATGGAAAAATTCGTACAAGTTCAACGTGTTGGCCAGACTTTCGACACCAAGAAGGGCAAGTTCGTCGCCCTGCGCGATATTGACCTGACCATCAAGCAAGGCGAGTTCATCGCCCTGATCGGCCACTCCGGCTGCGGCAAATCGACGCTGCTCAACCTGATTGCCGGGCTGACCAAGCCGAGTACTGGCGTGTTGTTGCTGGAAGACCGTGAAATCGCCGGCCCCGGCCCGGAGCGCGCCGTGGTTTTCCAGAACCACAGCCTGCTGCCCTGGCTGACCTGTTTTGAAAACGTCTATCTGGCCGTCGAGCGGGTGTTTGGTGAAAAGGAAGGCAAGGCCAAGCTCAAGGAACGCACGGCCGCCGCCATCCATCTGGTCGGCCTCGACCACGCCAGCGCCAAGTATCCGAACGAAATTTCCGGCGGCATGAAGCAGCGCGTCGGCATCGCCCGCGCCTTGTCGATGCAGCCCAAGGTGCTGCTGATGGACGAGCCTTTCGGCGCGCTGGATGCGCTGACCCGCGCCAAGCTGCAGGACGAGCTGATGAAGATCTGCGAGGCGACCAAGGCAACGACGGTCATGGTTACCCACGATGTCGACGAGGCGGTGCTGCTCTCGGACCGCATCGTGATGATGACCAACGGCCCGGCGGCGACGATCGGCGAGATTCTTGCGGTCGACCTGCCCAGACCGAGAAATCGCCTGACGCTGGCGCATGATCCGGATTACATCCGATATCGTGCTGCGGTTCTTGAGTTTCTCTACAAAAAACAGGCGCACGTCGAAAAACTGGTCGCCTGA
- the ntrB gene encoding nitrate ABC transporter permease, whose product MSATTMNGDFGLETAVDRNPQASLPAGETGSHSGAQLAAVPAKEKTMEQTKTMPSGVPFGEKINHLLREILPPSLGMLILLGIWYVATHKGGSIPGPVQTWDAAVALFADPFYRNGPNDQGIGWNILSSLQRVGIGFGFAALVGIPLGFILGRSAFLSAMINPIISLLRPVSPLAWLPIGLLVFKKADPAATYTIFICSIWPMIMNTAQGVQRVPQDYLNVARVLALSEWKVVTKILFPAVLPYMLTGIRLSIGTAWLVIVAAEMLTGGVGIGFWVWDEWNNLKVEHIIIAIFVIGIVGLILEQSLIMLAKKLTKESA is encoded by the coding sequence ATGAGTGCCACGACGATGAACGGTGATTTCGGCCTTGAAACAGCGGTCGACCGCAACCCGCAGGCAAGTCTCCCGGCAGGGGAAACCGGCAGCCACTCGGGTGCCCAGCTTGCTGCAGTGCCAGCCAAGGAAAAAACAATGGAACAAACAAAAACGATGCCGAGTGGTGTGCCTTTCGGTGAAAAAATCAATCATCTGTTGCGGGAGATCTTGCCGCCCAGCCTCGGCATGCTGATCCTGCTCGGCATCTGGTATGTCGCTACCCACAAGGGCGGCAGCATTCCTGGCCCGGTGCAAACCTGGGATGCGGCAGTCGCGTTGTTTGCCGACCCGTTCTACCGCAACGGACCGAACGACCAGGGCATCGGCTGGAATATTCTGTCTTCGCTGCAGCGCGTCGGTATCGGCTTCGGATTTGCTGCGCTGGTCGGCATTCCGCTCGGCTTCATCCTCGGTCGCTCGGCCTTCCTGTCGGCGATGATCAACCCGATCATCAGCCTGCTGCGCCCGGTGTCGCCGCTGGCCTGGCTGCCGATCGGCCTGCTGGTCTTCAAGAAGGCTGATCCGGCAGCGACCTACACCATCTTCATCTGCTCGATCTGGCCGATGATCATGAACACGGCACAAGGCGTGCAGCGTGTGCCGCAGGATTACCTCAACGTTGCCCGCGTGCTGGCGTTGTCGGAGTGGAAGGTCGTCACCAAGATCCTCTTCCCGGCTGTGCTGCCTTACATGCTGACCGGTATCCGCCTGTCGATCGGCACCGCCTGGCTGGTCATCGTGGCGGCTGAAATGCTCACCGGCGGCGTCGGTATCGGCTTCTGGGTGTGGGACGAGTGGAACAACCTCAAGGTCGAGCACATCATCATCGCCATCTTCGTCATTGGTATCGTCGGCCTGATTCTCGAGCAAAGCCTGATCATGCTCGCCAAGAAGCTGACCAAAGAATCCGCCTGA